Proteins from a single region of Coffea eugenioides isolate CCC68of unplaced genomic scaffold, Ceug_1.0 ScVebR1_1241;HRSCAF=2061, whole genome shotgun sequence:
- the LOC113755145 gene encoding uncharacterized protein LOC113755145, whose product MPLDPQAFYQTTAEPVVPEHPVQTKPEVGESSAPVDIKLLKRLDRFDEFIRKNQGLSKQGVLDYDDLCLFPNVQLPVGFKTPKFNKYDGTGNPKTHLRLFANKLGRPVDDENLPLRLFPESLEGDALDWYSNLKPEEVKTWLDLSNAFIRQYEYNCELAPTRTTLEGTKRRPSEDHKTYAKRWRKIAAKVEPPMTEDEIVRTFIKAHDPPHFEEIFRMTGCSFAAIVNKLEEYDDFVRVGKIVNVSALKSQVEALQGQGSSGKGPQFKKKEGDVTFVWSHNPSPRPQYQHNPTYEPSYPYYSNPHHVYTTNINPHRSRPSYTNPSLAPFQISQPNPHQNRHRPLFNPRMPPPNRPIYNYPQPPKANNPGRNRTFTNLDRPLDQLYDQLKAAGKIGIIPPPTYPYGMPVGYNPQAVCAYHSGAPGHPIAECKALKHKIQDMVEAGEIVIRRKEAQAPNVDKNPLPEYDNTIGVIMDNTKFKEPIRNSSSKAEVFGNDAEFPDIPEGSISN is encoded by the coding sequence catcAGGAAAAATcaaggtttaagcaaacaaGGGGTGTTAGACTACGATGATCTGTGCCTGTTTCCAAATGTACAGCTGCCCGTAGGGTTCAAAACCCCGAAGTTCAATAAGTATGATGGTACAGGCAACCCTAAGACACACTTGCgtttgtttgccaacaagttgggcagaCCCGTAGATGACGAAAACTTGCCATTAAGGTTATTTCCAGAAAGTCTGGAAGGGGacgcactcgactggtattccaactTAAAGCCAGAGGAGGTAAAGACTTGGCTTGATCTATCCAACGCCTTCATCAGACAATACGAATATAACTGCGAGCTAGCACCTACTAGAACTACATTGGAAGGCACAAAGAGgcgaccatctgaagatcataagacatacgCCAAAAGATGGAGAAAGATAGCTGCCAAGGTTGAGCCTCCGATGACCGAAGATGAAATTGTTCGCACTTTCataaaggcgcatgatcctcCACACTTCGAAGAAATCTTCCGTATGACCGGGTGTTCATTTGCTGCGATTGTGAATAAACTcgaagaatatgatgattttgtgagaGTCGGAAAAATTGTTAACGTCTCTGCCCTAAAATCACAAGTAGAAGCTTTGCAAGGGCAAGGAAGTAGTGGGAAAGGACCacagtttaaaaagaaagagggggatgtAACTTTTGTCTGGAGTCACAACCCTTCACCCAGACCCCAATAccaacacaatccaacctacGAACCATcttacccttactattcaaacccTCACCATGTATATACTACCAATATCAACCCCCATCGATCTCGCCCAAGCTATACTAACCCATCtttagccccttttcaaatttctcaaccaaatccacACCAAAACCGTCATCGGCCTCTATTCAATCCAAGAATGCCTCCACCAAACAGACCCATTTACAACTATCCTCAACCCCCTAAAGCCAACAACCCGGGACGTAACCGCACATTCACCAATCTCGACAGGCCTTTGGATCAATTATATGACCAATTGAAGGCTGCCGGGAAAATAGGTATCATTCCCCCTCCAACCTATCCGTATGGTATGCCCGTTGGGTATAACCCACAAGCcgtctgtgcttatcattcaggggcaCCCGGCCATCCGATTGCTGAGTGTAAAGCACTcaagcataaaattcaagacatggTTGAAGCTGGAGAGATTGTAATTAGAAGAAAAGAGGCACAAGCGCCAAATGTGGATAAGAACCCCCTGCCAGAGTACGATAACACCATTGGGGTTATTATGGACAATACGAAATTTAAGGAGCCTATTAGAAACTCGTCAAGTAAGGCTGAGgtgtttggaaatgatgcaGAATTTCCCGACATCCCTGAAGGATCAATTTCCAATTGA